One part of the Acidobacteriota bacterium genome encodes these proteins:
- a CDS encoding dual specificity protein phosphatase family protein produces the protein MDMSWVTDRIALGGGIWNAKNMTEVAQSGISHVIDMQIEFDDTPLGEAAGVQVLWNPTDDDFLPKPAALLERGVEFAQDALQDPGTKVFIHCAAGVHRAPMMTLAVMGAMGWDLEEAMVLIETRRPEVDFADVYVESVRRYLGSTKAKV, from the coding sequence ATGGATATGTCGTGGGTGACGGACCGGATCGCGCTGGGAGGCGGGATATGGAATGCCAAGAACATGACCGAAGTGGCGCAGAGCGGGATCAGCCACGTGATCGACATGCAGATCGAGTTCGATGACACGCCGCTGGGAGAAGCGGCGGGTGTGCAAGTGTTGTGGAATCCTACGGACGATGATTTTCTGCCGAAGCCGGCGGCGTTGCTGGAGCGGGGAGTGGAATTCGCGCAAGATGCGCTACAAGATCCGGGAACGAAGGTGTTCATCCATTGCGCGGCGGGAGTTCACCGGGCGCCGATGATGACGCTGGCGGTGATGGGCGCGATGGGGTGGGACCTGGAAGAGGCGATGGTTTTGATCGAGACGCGGCGTCCGGAAGTAGATTTTGCGGACGTGTATGTGGAGAGCGTGCGGCGGTACCTGGGATCGACGAAGGCGAAGGTTTAA
- a CDS encoding IS1595 family transposase, which produces MEAPRTLQQAIVYFADPDRAFEYAKKFRWPNGKVICPRCGKDKHSFIKTRKIWFCYTCQKQFTLKLATIFEDSPLGLDKWMTAFWMLVNCKNGVSSCEVARTLGITQKSAWFMLQRLRLALRDEFYGSKLGGGGGEVEVDETFIGGKARNMHKAKRIKTKVREGNFGKTIVMGMLERGGHVKAKVIPNRKKPALHGAIAEVIAHGANIYTDEHVGYMDISPEYVHSIVNHLERYVNGGVHTNGMENFWSLLKRGLGGTYVSVEPFHLFRYLDEQMFRFNNRKNISDSQRFALAMSNIGAKRLTYSELTGKDESPRHEATGAGETQIPF; this is translated from the coding sequence ATGGAAGCACCCCGAACACTCCAGCAAGCCATCGTTTACTTCGCCGATCCTGACCGCGCTTTTGAGTATGCGAAGAAGTTCCGGTGGCCTAATGGAAAGGTGATTTGTCCCCGTTGCGGCAAGGACAAACACTCGTTTATCAAGACGCGAAAAATCTGGTTCTGCTACACATGCCAGAAACAATTCACGCTTAAGCTGGCCACGATCTTCGAAGATTCCCCGCTTGGACTCGATAAGTGGATGACTGCTTTCTGGATGCTGGTCAACTGTAAGAATGGTGTGAGCAGTTGCGAAGTAGCGCGGACTCTGGGCATTACTCAGAAGTCGGCATGGTTCATGCTCCAACGTCTGCGCTTGGCATTGCGCGATGAATTCTACGGATCGAAACTGGGCGGCGGTGGTGGCGAAGTCGAAGTAGACGAAACGTTCATTGGTGGCAAAGCGCGGAACATGCACAAGGCGAAACGCATCAAGACCAAGGTGCGCGAAGGGAACTTCGGAAAGACCATCGTCATGGGCATGTTGGAGCGCGGCGGTCACGTCAAGGCCAAGGTGATCCCGAACCGCAAGAAGCCTGCACTCCATGGAGCCATCGCAGAAGTGATTGCACATGGAGCGAATATTTATACCGATGAGCACGTTGGCTACATGGACATTTCTCCGGAGTACGTTCACAGCATCGTGAACCATCTCGAACGGTACGTGAATGGAGGCGTGCACACAAACGGAATGGAGAACTTCTGGTCGCTGTTGAAGCGCGGCCTTGGTGGTACCTACGTTAGCGTTGAGCCATTCCATTTGTTTCGCTACCTTGACGAACAGATGTTTCGTTTCAACAACCGCAAAAACATAAGCGACTCTCAGCGCTTCGCTCTAGCTATGTCCAACATCGGCGCGAAGCGTCTCACGTACAGCGAACTGACAGGCAAAGACGAATCGCCGCGCCACGAAGCGACAGGGGCGGGGGAAACGCAAATCCCCTTCTAG